The Streptomyces sp. GSL17-111 region GGCCGTCATCGCCCCGCCTCCGCGGCCCGGAGCACGCTGATGTCGCCGTTGCTGGTGTTCAGGTCGAGCCGGTGGGCCCCCGATCGGTCGTCGGGCACCTCGATGTTCGTGTCGCCGTTGCTCGTTCGGGCGGTCACCCGGTAGTCGGCCTTCGGCACAGTCACCGTGATGTCGCCGTTGGACGTCTTGGCACGGACGTCCGACGCGGTGCGGGAGGCCAGCGTGACCTCTCCGTTCGAGGTTTCCACCACGATGCGGGGTCCTTCGATGTCTTCTCCGGTGATGCGCCCGTTGGACGTCCGCACCTGCACGGGGCCGGTCACCCGGTTCATCTCGACGCGGCCGGAGTCGGTCGTCACGTCCACGGCGCCCACGTCGGCCACGCTGATCATGCCGCTGGACACCTCGCCGCGCACGGGCACGCCGGTGGGTACGTCGACGGTGTACCGCACCGAGCAGCGGTTTCCGCACCCGCCGAGGTACAGCTCTCCGTCCTCGATCCGATGCGTGGCGCCGTCCGGTTCGTCGCCCCGGTACTCGACCTCGCGGTGGAGGGTGAGTCTGCCGTCGTCCGTGCCGTTCACCGTGACGCTGCCCGCGTCGTTGTCGATCCGTACCGAGGTGATCCTTCCGGACAGCTCACTCTCGTCCTCGAAGGTCTCGCCCTGCACGAGGCCGCAGGCGGTCAGGCCACCGGTGGCGAGGCCGGCCGCGATGAGGACGCCGAGGCCACG contains the following coding sequences:
- a CDS encoding DUF4097 family beta strand repeat-containing protein — protein: MPQRLRGLGVLIAAGLATGGLTACGLVQGETFEDESELSGRITSVRIDNDAGSVTVNGTDDGRLTLHREVEYRGDEPDGATHRIEDGELYLGGCGNRCSVRYTVDVPTGVPVRGEVSSGMISVADVGAVDVTTDSGRVEMNRVTGPVQVRTSNGRITGEDIEGPRIVVETSNGEVTLASRTASDVRAKTSNGDITVTVPKADYRVTARTSNGDTNIEVPDDRSGAHRLDLNTSNGDISVLRAAEAGR